The following are encoded together in the Nocardioides okcheonensis genome:
- the qcrA gene encoding cytochrome bc1 complex Rieske iron-sulfur subunit, translating into MSNDHTPEPYDSHVPAHREAEPIADPGLPEHTWRPTDVDPKAEKRAERQIAAMFILAMVSAVLFVVAYFSLEVGDNWDTFLGMGASTMALGVTLGVSLLLIGTGIIHLARKLMADVEMVEMRHPAASPQEDRDATIEALNAGLDEAGIGRRPLVRNTMIGAVGVLGLPAVVLLRDLAPGDTLDIDKLAHTIWEPGMRLVRDVVGTPILASEVEMGDLVNAAPEAMFPTEENGYPELEGAEEQSEKAKGAIIIVRMNPDEIIPAKGREKWTVDGIICYSKICTHVGCPISLYERTTHHVLCPCHQSTFDLADSAKVVFGPAARPLPQLPLAVDDEGYLVAQSDFTEPIGASYWEREKQ; encoded by the coding sequence GTGAGCAACGACCACACCCCCGAGCCGTACGACTCGCACGTGCCGGCCCACCGCGAGGCCGAGCCGATCGCGGACCCCGGCCTGCCGGAGCACACCTGGCGCCCGACCGACGTCGACCCCAAGGCCGAGAAGCGCGCCGAGCGCCAGATCGCCGCGATGTTCATCCTGGCGATGGTCAGCGCCGTGCTGTTCGTCGTCGCCTACTTCTCCCTCGAGGTCGGCGACAACTGGGACACCTTCCTCGGCATGGGCGCCTCGACCATGGCGCTCGGCGTCACGCTGGGCGTCTCGCTGCTGCTCATCGGCACCGGCATCATCCACCTCGCGCGCAAGCTGATGGCCGACGTCGAGATGGTGGAGATGCGCCACCCGGCCGCCTCCCCGCAGGAGGACCGCGACGCCACCATCGAGGCGCTCAACGCGGGCCTCGACGAGGCCGGCATCGGGCGGCGCCCGCTGGTCCGCAACACCATGATCGGCGCCGTCGGCGTGCTCGGCCTCCCCGCCGTCGTCCTGCTGCGCGACCTCGCGCCCGGTGACACCCTCGACATCGACAAGCTCGCCCACACCATCTGGGAGCCGGGCATGCGCCTGGTGCGCGACGTCGTCGGCACCCCGATCCTGGCCAGCGAGGTCGAGATGGGTGACCTGGTCAACGCGGCCCCCGAGGCGATGTTCCCGACCGAGGAGAACGGCTACCCCGAGCTCGAAGGTGCCGAGGAGCAGTCCGAGAAGGCCAAGGGCGCGATCATCATCGTCCGGATGAACCCCGACGAGATCATCCCTGCGAAGGGCCGCGAGAAGTGGACCGTCGACGGGATCATCTGCTACTCCAAGATCTGCACCCACGTCGGGTGCCCGATCTCCCTCTACGAGCGCACCACGCACCACGTGCTGTGCCCGTGCCATCAGTCGACCTTCGACCTCGCGGACTCCGCCAAGGTCGTCTTCGGTCCGGCTGCCCGCCCCCTTCCGCAGCTGCCCCTGGCAGTCGACGACGAGGGCTACCTGGTCGCACAGAGCGACTTCACCGAGCCCATCGGGGCCAGCTACTGGGAGCGTGAGAAGCAGTGA
- the qcrB gene encoding cytochrome bc1 complex cytochrome b subunit, with protein sequence MSTDARLDTSKVATSNRTDAATTSKPGKAGSLATWADDRLGLASAMKKNLRKVFPDHWSFMLGEIALWSFVVLLLTGVFLTLWFNPSMGHITYEGSYDQLRGVGMSESMASTLHISFDVRGGLLMRQMHHWAAAIFIASMMVHLLRVAFTGAYRKPRELNWVIGCVLLLLGTLEGFTGYSLPDDLLSGTGVRAADGFLKATPVVGTYMSFLLFGGEFPGESIIPRLYIIHVLLIPGILLALIAAHMLLLVYHKHTQWPGPGRTEQNVVGYPMLPVYAAKAGGFFFMVFGVIALMGGLMSINPVWKFGPYDPTKVTAGSQPDWYMGWPDGLLRIIPTGWETVLFGYTISWNVMLPILIVPPLMLVVLMLLPFLEGWITGDKRDHHLLQRPRNAPTRTAVLVALMTFYGLAWAAGGNDIIAIKLHASINQITYFMRVAIFLGPLLAFWITRRWCISLQRHDNEKLLHGYETGIITRSPEGQYSERHLPISETAAYTLTARDRDEVFTVDGDTDAAGVAAPNSRSERLRARLSRWMYVHNVQKPTAAELEEAHHHAAHEAELQAGLDHPVDGHQFDDHRLRDTGDVPLRGGDH encoded by the coding sequence GTGAGCACCGACGCGAGGCTGGACACCAGCAAGGTCGCGACGAGCAACCGCACCGACGCCGCGACCACGTCCAAGCCCGGCAAGGCGGGATCGTTGGCCACGTGGGCCGACGACCGCCTCGGCCTGGCTTCGGCGATGAAGAAGAACCTGCGCAAGGTCTTCCCCGACCACTGGTCCTTCATGCTGGGCGAGATCGCCCTGTGGAGCTTCGTGGTCCTGCTCCTCACGGGCGTGTTCCTCACCCTGTGGTTCAACCCCTCGATGGGACACATCACCTACGAGGGCTCCTACGACCAGCTGCGCGGCGTCGGGATGTCGGAGTCGATGGCCTCGACCCTGCACATCTCCTTCGACGTGCGCGGCGGCCTGCTGATGCGCCAGATGCACCACTGGGCTGCGGCCATCTTCATCGCCTCGATGATGGTGCACCTGCTGCGCGTCGCCTTCACCGGCGCGTACCGCAAGCCCCGTGAGCTCAACTGGGTCATCGGCTGCGTGCTGCTGCTCCTGGGCACGCTCGAGGGCTTCACCGGCTACTCGCTGCCCGACGACCTGCTCTCCGGCACGGGCGTCCGCGCCGCGGACGGCTTCCTGAAGGCCACCCCGGTCGTCGGGACGTACATGTCGTTCCTGCTCTTCGGTGGCGAGTTCCCGGGCGAGTCGATCATCCCGCGGCTCTACATCATCCACGTGCTGCTGATCCCCGGCATCCTGCTCGCGCTGATCGCCGCCCACATGCTGCTGCTCGTCTACCACAAGCACACGCAGTGGCCCGGCCCCGGCCGCACCGAGCAGAACGTCGTCGGCTACCCGATGCTGCCGGTCTACGCCGCCAAGGCCGGCGGGTTCTTCTTCATGGTCTTCGGCGTCATCGCCCTGATGGGCGGCCTGATGTCGATCAACCCGGTCTGGAAGTTCGGACCGTACGACCCGACCAAGGTGACCGCGGGCTCGCAGCCCGACTGGTACATGGGCTGGCCCGACGGCCTGCTCCGCATCATCCCGACCGGGTGGGAGACGGTGCTCTTCGGCTACACCATCTCGTGGAACGTGATGCTGCCGATCCTCATCGTGCCGCCGCTCATGCTCGTGGTCCTGATGCTCCTGCCCTTCCTCGAGGGCTGGATCACCGGTGACAAGCGCGACCACCACCTGTTGCAGCGCCCGCGCAACGCGCCGACGCGCACCGCGGTCCTCGTCGCCCTGATGACCTTCTACGGTCTCGCCTGGGCGGCCGGCGGCAACGACATCATCGCGATCAAGCTGCACGCCAGCATCAACCAGATCACCTACTTCATGCGCGTGGCCATCTTCCTCGGCCCGCTCCTGGCGTTCTGGATCACGCGACGCTGGTGCATCTCCCTGCAGCGCCACGACAACGAGAAGCTGCTCCACGGCTACGAGACGGGCATCATCACCCGCTCCCCCGAGGGCCAGTACTCCGAGCGTCACCTGCCGATCAGCGAGACGGCCGCCTACACGCTCACCGCGCGTGATCGTGACGAGGTCTTCACCGTCGACGGCGACACCGACGCGGCCGGCGTGGCCGCACCCAACTCCCGCTCGGAGCGCCTGCGGGCCCGCCTGTCGCGGTGGATGTACGTCCACAACGTGCAGAAGCCCACGGCCGCCGAGCTCGAGGAGGCGCACCACCACGCCGCGCACGAGGCGGAGCTGCAGGCCGGGCTCGACCACCCGGTCGACGGTCACCAGTTCGACGACCACCGTCTGCGCGACACCGGGGACGTCCCGCTCCGCGGCGGCGACCACTGA